A DNA window from Comamonas fluminis contains the following coding sequences:
- a CDS encoding DUF1963 domain-containing protein gives MDSSRQASLAPSPELTPDLAQELAPWLALNTSACCVLEVGGFRPTGDPAASHFGLPPLMKPEETWPLDSADQPMQFIAQLNLAQAPWRPDALKDAAMLQFFVGEKFIESSCAPETWAIRLRADLAGLVPRQQPPFRDDAWIGKGFEARWLQPQQDHPCYDDSSMRLPEGMEDFPEEAHGLCSGRTKLGGYAKSLQHEIAFLRPVQDEDGNWLPSSDEPEYLLQIDSEGKAGLNWVDGGIVYLGRNPTTGQWSVHCQFY, from the coding sequence ATGGACTCCTCTCGTCAAGCATCTCTGGCCCCCAGCCCCGAGCTGACTCCTGACCTCGCTCAGGAGCTGGCGCCTTGGCTCGCGCTCAACACCAGCGCCTGCTGTGTGCTGGAAGTCGGTGGCTTCAGGCCCACAGGCGATCCTGCGGCCTCACATTTCGGGCTACCTCCACTGATGAAGCCTGAGGAAACCTGGCCGCTGGACAGCGCGGACCAGCCCATGCAGTTCATTGCCCAGCTCAATCTGGCCCAAGCCCCCTGGCGCCCGGATGCTCTCAAAGACGCAGCAATGCTGCAGTTCTTTGTGGGTGAAAAATTCATAGAAAGCAGTTGCGCACCCGAGACCTGGGCCATACGACTGCGCGCAGATCTTGCAGGCCTCGTGCCGCGCCAGCAACCACCCTTTCGTGATGATGCATGGATAGGCAAGGGCTTTGAAGCCCGCTGGCTGCAGCCGCAGCAAGATCACCCTTGCTATGACGACTCCAGCATGCGCCTTCCCGAAGGCATGGAAGACTTTCCCGAGGAGGCCCACGGCCTGTGCTCGGGCCGCACCAAGCTGGGCGGCTATGCAAAAAGCCTGCAGCACGAGATTGCTTTTCTGCGCCCGGTTCAGGATGAAGACGGCAACTGGCTGCCCTCTTCCGATGAGCCCGAATACCTGCTGCAAATCGACAGCGAAGGCAAAGCCGGCCTGAACTGGGTGGATGGCGGCATCGTCTATCTGGGTCGCAATCCCACCACCGGCCAGTGGTCGGTGCACTGTCAGTTTTATTGA
- a CDS encoding pyridoxal phosphate-dependent aminotransferase, producing MSVIELSQRAQRIEPFYVMEMAKHAQEVARQSSASGSPMIYLNIGEPEFSAPPLVQQAAERAIRDGRTQYTQAPGLPELREKISAWYASRFGVDVPARRIIITAGASAALQLACLALINPGDEVLMPDPSYPCNRHFVSAAEGKAVLIPSSAAERFQLSAAKVQAAWGPHTRGVMLASPSNPTGTSIAPDELRRIHEVVRAKGGLTIVDEIYLGLSHDEAFGKSALELGEDIISINSFSKYFNMTGWRLGWMVVPESLVAPIEMLAQHLFICASTVSQYAALACFEPESIAEYERRRAEFKARRDYFIPALESIGLPVPVKPDGAFYAWADCRAAAEKLGVKGSWDFAYAVMNRAHLAITPGRDFGQAETANYVRFSTANSMEQLQEAIARLKKLLG from the coding sequence ATGTCCGTGATTGAGCTTTCCCAGCGCGCCCAGCGCATCGAGCCGTTTTATGTGATGGAGATGGCCAAGCACGCGCAGGAAGTGGCACGCCAGTCCAGCGCCAGCGGCTCGCCCATGATCTATCTGAACATTGGCGAACCTGAATTCAGCGCCCCGCCGCTGGTGCAACAGGCGGCCGAGCGCGCCATTCGCGATGGCCGCACGCAGTACACACAGGCTCCCGGCCTGCCCGAGCTGCGCGAAAAAATCAGCGCCTGGTACGCCAGCCGCTTTGGTGTGGACGTGCCAGCGCGCCGCATCATCATCACCGCCGGTGCTTCGGCGGCGCTGCAGCTGGCATGTCTGGCACTGATCAACCCGGGCGACGAAGTGCTGATGCCCGACCCCAGCTACCCCTGCAACCGCCACTTTGTCTCGGCGGCAGAAGGCAAGGCGGTACTGATTCCATCGTCGGCGGCAGAGCGCTTTCAGCTCAGCGCCGCCAAGGTGCAGGCCGCCTGGGGCCCGCACACACGTGGTGTGATGCTGGCTTCGCCATCCAACCCCACGGGCACATCCATTGCGCCCGACGAACTGCGCCGCATTCACGAAGTGGTGCGCGCCAAGGGTGGGCTGACCATCGTCGATGAAATCTATCTGGGCCTGTCGCACGACGAGGCCTTTGGCAAATCCGCGCTGGAACTGGGCGAGGACATCATCTCCATCAACAGCTTCAGCAAGTACTTCAATATGACGGGCTGGCGTCTGGGTTGGATGGTGGTGCCGGAGTCTCTGGTCGCCCCCATCGAGATGCTGGCCCAGCATCTGTTCATCTGCGCCAGCACGGTGTCGCAATACGCGGCGCTGGCCTGCTTTGAGCCAGAGAGCATTGCCGAATACGAGCGCCGCCGCGCCGAATTCAAGGCCCGCCGCGACTATTTCATTCCAGCACTGGAATCGATTGGTCTGCCCGTACCTGTCAAACCCGATGGCGCTTTCTACGCCTGGGCTGACTGCCGCGCCGCAGCGGAAAAGCTGGGCGTCAAGGGCAGCTGGGACTTTGCCTATGCCGTGATGAATCGGGCCCATCTGGCCATCACACCCGGCCGTGACTTTGGCCAGGCCGAGACCGCCAACTATGTGCGCTTTTCTACAGCCAACTCCATGGAGCAGTTGCAGGAAGCCATTGCACGCCTGAAGAAGCTCCTAGGCTAA
- the ybgC gene encoding tol-pal system-associated acyl-CoA thioesterase, whose amino-acid sequence MAFEFPIRVYWEDTDAGGVVFYANYLKFFERARTEWLRSLGIAQQQLREQTGGIFVVTSAQLEYLRPARLDDQLIVTASLQSSGRASLTIAQQALLVNTDNQPDGPTLLCEGSIRIGWVDGKTMRPTRIPTDILEQLS is encoded by the coding sequence ATGGCCTTTGAGTTCCCCATCAGGGTGTATTGGGAAGACACCGACGCCGGTGGCGTTGTCTTCTACGCCAACTACCTCAAGTTCTTCGAGCGCGCCCGCACCGAGTGGCTGCGCTCTCTGGGCATTGCCCAGCAGCAATTGCGGGAACAAACCGGCGGCATCTTTGTCGTAACTTCAGCGCAGCTGGAATATCTGCGCCCTGCCCGGCTGGATGACCAACTCATTGTTACCGCCAGCCTGCAAAGTTCTGGCCGTGCTTCGCTCACAATTGCGCAGCAAGCACTGCTAGTGAATACTGACAATCAACCCGATGGGCCCACGCTGCTGTGCGAGGGCTCCATCCGCATTGGGTGGGTGGATGGCAAGACCATGCGCCCCACGAGAATTCCAACCGATATCCTGGAGCAACTTTCATGA
- the tolQ gene encoding protein TolQ yields MNSQDMSILSLVMQASWVVQLVMLILVIASIASWATIFRKAQTLKRVRSLNDNFEQDFWSGTSLNDLYTTATQNAKSGGPMERIFASGMREYQKLRERRIGDVATLMDGTRRAMRASFQRELDEIESGLSFLGTVASVSPYVGLFGTVWGVMHAFTGFANMEQITLATVAPGIAEALVATAMGLFAAIPAVTAYNRYAHNIDRIASQEETFIEEFSNILQRNVGATGSSASGH; encoded by the coding sequence ATGAACTCCCAAGACATGTCCATCCTCAGCCTCGTCATGCAGGCCAGCTGGGTGGTACAACTGGTCATGCTGATTCTGGTGATCGCCTCGATCGCCAGCTGGGCCACCATCTTCCGCAAGGCGCAGACTTTGAAGCGGGTGCGCTCGCTCAATGACAACTTTGAGCAGGACTTCTGGTCCGGTACCAGCCTCAACGACCTCTACACCACCGCCACGCAAAACGCCAAGAGCGGTGGTCCCATGGAGCGTATTTTTGCCAGCGGCATGCGCGAATACCAGAAGCTGCGCGAGCGCCGCATTGGCGATGTCGCCACGCTGATGGACGGCACACGCCGCGCCATGCGAGCGAGCTTTCAGCGCGAGCTCGACGAGATCGAGTCCGGCCTGTCATTCCTGGGCACCGTGGCTTCGGTCTCTCCGTATGTGGGCCTGTTCGGCACGGTCTGGGGCGTGATGCACGCCTTCACCGGCTTTGCCAATATGGAACAGATCACACTGGCCACCGTGGCCCCCGGCATTGCCGAAGCGCTGGTGGCCACCGCCATGGGTCTGTTTGCCGCCATTCCCGCTGTGACTGCCTACAACCGCTACGCCCACAATATCGACCGCATTGCCAGCCAGGAAGAGACCTTCATCGAGGAGTTCTCCAACATCTTGCAGCGCAATGTGGGAGCTACCGGCTCCTCGGCATCCGGCCACTGA
- a CDS encoding ExbD/TolR family protein, whose protein sequence is MPAMSSRGGRNRRTVNEINMVPFIDVMLVLLIIFMVTAPMLTPGSINVPSAGKSSRPPTKNIAYVMLDKDGSVQFKNGSNTQTIKLDELKGIAESWQQGQSEDSAIQIVADKGLPFDDVMKAHTTLSKAGVKRIAFGVVSSSSN, encoded by the coding sequence ATGCCAGCCATGAGTTCACGCGGTGGTCGCAACCGCCGCACCGTCAACGAAATCAATATGGTGCCCTTCATCGACGTGATGCTGGTGCTGCTCATCATCTTCATGGTGACAGCGCCCATGCTCACGCCCGGCTCCATCAATGTGCCAAGCGCCGGCAAGTCCTCGCGCCCGCCCACCAAGAACATTGCCTATGTGATGCTGGACAAGGATGGCAGCGTCCAGTTCAAGAACGGCAGCAACACACAGACCATCAAGCTCGATGAGCTCAAGGGCATTGCCGAGTCCTGGCAGCAAGGCCAGAGCGAAGACAGTGCCATTCAGATCGTGGCGGACAAGGGTCTGCCATTTGATGACGTCATGAAGGCCCACACCACCTTGTCCAAAGCAGGTGTGAAACGCATTGCCTTTGGCGTTGTTTCCTCATCCAGCAACTGA
- the tolA gene encoding cell envelope integrity protein TolA — protein MPNQQDHDQFAPPPSKGRARSWSLALAAHGLLIAALLWTVRPPKEADEAMVEAEVWSSSAPASAAAVTPPPPAPAPDPSPEPAPAPEPPPPPPAPEPVVAPVPPPAPAPKPQAHDDDHEAEIALAKKKKLEQQKKEKAEQEAREQREKERKEEREKERKEKAEKEKAEKAHQEKLDKQKAEKAEKAEKAEKERKEKIEHEKKEKAEKAAKDKAEKAAKEKAEKAEKEKAEKAEKEKAEKAEKAAKDKADKEKAEKDKAAKEKAAKDAKEKAAKDAKAADDRRKAELARLQGLAGSAGGAGGSGGSDHSGSGGSRSGGAGSSASGGPSAGYGAKVAAKVKPNIVYPDAISGNPRAEVRVRTAPDGTITGATISKSSGNAAWDEAVVRALHKTDKLPRDIDGKVPSELVIGFRPQD, from the coding sequence ATGCCTAACCAGCAAGATCACGACCAGTTTGCACCGCCGCCCAGCAAGGGCCGGGCGCGCTCCTGGTCGCTCGCTCTGGCCGCGCACGGGCTGCTGATTGCCGCCCTGCTATGGACAGTGCGCCCACCTAAAGAAGCCGACGAAGCCATGGTCGAGGCTGAGGTCTGGAGCAGCTCGGCCCCTGCCTCGGCAGCAGCCGTCACCCCGCCTCCGCCCGCTCCTGCCCCCGATCCCTCGCCCGAGCCCGCACCAGCGCCCGAGCCACCTCCTCCACCTCCTGCGCCGGAACCCGTGGTAGCCCCCGTGCCGCCTCCTGCGCCCGCGCCCAAGCCACAGGCCCATGACGATGACCATGAGGCCGAGATAGCGCTGGCCAAAAAGAAGAAGCTGGAGCAGCAGAAAAAGGAAAAGGCCGAGCAGGAAGCCCGTGAGCAGCGCGAGAAAGAGCGCAAGGAAGAGCGTGAGAAGGAACGCAAGGAAAAGGCCGAAAAAGAGAAGGCTGAAAAGGCGCACCAGGAAAAGCTGGATAAGCAAAAGGCCGAAAAAGCGGAAAAGGCAGAGAAGGCCGAGAAGGAACGCAAGGAAAAGATCGAGCACGAGAAAAAGGAAAAAGCCGAGAAAGCCGCCAAGGACAAGGCTGAAAAAGCAGCCAAGGAAAAAGCGGAAAAGGCCGAGAAGGAAAAAGCCGAGAAAGCGGAGAAAGAGAAAGCCGAGAAGGCCGAAAAAGCGGCCAAGGACAAGGCTGACAAAGAAAAGGCCGAAAAGGACAAAGCCGCAAAAGAAAAGGCTGCCAAGGACGCCAAGGAAAAAGCCGCCAAGGATGCCAAGGCAGCCGATGACCGTCGCAAGGCCGAACTGGCTCGCCTGCAAGGTCTGGCTGGCAGCGCAGGCGGCGCTGGTGGCTCCGGCGGTAGCGACCACAGCGGAAGCGGCGGCAGCCGCAGCGGTGGTGCAGGCAGCAGCGCAAGCGGCGGCCCATCTGCGGGTTACGGCGCGAAAGTCGCAGCCAAGGTCAAGCCCAACATCGTCTATCCCGATGCCATCAGCGGCAACCCGCGTGCCGAGGTTCGCGTGCGCACAGCGCCAGACGGCACCATCACGGGTGCGACGATTTCCAAGTCCAGCGGCAACGCGGCCTGGGATGAAGCCGTGGTCCGCGCTCTGCACAAGACGGACAAGCTGCCACGCGATATCGACGGCAAAGTGCCATCCGAGCTGGTCATTGGATTCAGACCCCAGGACTGA
- a CDS encoding DUF1329 domain-containing protein: protein MQKIVIPVVAGLMAGAALAKATPEELEKIGKTYTCVGAEKAGTASGVPEYTGKWLGTPPGINYPPHEGKHPVDPYANEKPLFTITAENMAQYADKLTDGQKGMFKVYPKTYRIPVYTGHRDFRYPDHVCESARKNAQDATLNADGMGVTAVNGSMPFPFPKSGLELAFNNLFPYRTYTDHTLRDNVNVMADGTPVWARADNYAYSTMNHPSNAGKPMEGLMSQGMNRTLLPERDKGGVNVNAEPVNFGKDKRLAWNYDPGTRRVRQVPEFGFDQPMIGTSGKMTIDSDRLFNGSPERYNWKNLGKKEIFIPANAYKIHANTVKYADLLKPGHENPDFTRYELRRVWVLEATLKEGYRHIYGKRVLFLDEDTGQAAMSDYYDTRGQLWQQAVINHYYGFDSKVWQAGTSFYHDLLSGSYVAYNLFQERPVGPILNKGDLNASMFTPAAARSAGN from the coding sequence ATGCAGAAAATCGTGATTCCAGTGGTGGCGGGTTTGATGGCAGGTGCCGCTCTGGCCAAGGCAACTCCCGAGGAGCTGGAAAAAATTGGCAAAACCTACACCTGCGTGGGCGCTGAAAAAGCGGGTACCGCCAGCGGTGTGCCGGAGTACACGGGCAAATGGCTGGGCACGCCGCCCGGCATCAACTACCCACCCCATGAAGGCAAGCATCCGGTGGACCCCTATGCCAATGAAAAGCCGCTGTTCACCATCACGGCAGAGAACATGGCTCAGTACGCAGACAAGCTGACTGATGGGCAAAAAGGTATGTTCAAGGTCTATCCCAAGACCTATCGCATTCCAGTCTATACGGGGCATCGTGATTTCCGCTATCCCGATCATGTCTGTGAATCGGCCCGCAAGAATGCGCAGGATGCAACGCTGAATGCCGATGGCATGGGCGTGACCGCTGTCAATGGCTCCATGCCTTTCCCATTCCCCAAGAGCGGTCTGGAGCTGGCATTCAACAACCTGTTTCCCTACCGCACCTACACCGATCACACCTTGCGTGACAACGTCAATGTGATGGCCGATGGCACCCCTGTCTGGGCGCGCGCCGACAACTATGCGTACTCGACGATGAACCATCCATCCAATGCGGGCAAGCCGATGGAAGGACTGATGTCGCAGGGTATGAACCGCACCTTGCTGCCAGAGCGCGACAAGGGCGGGGTGAACGTGAATGCCGAGCCTGTGAACTTTGGCAAGGACAAGCGCCTGGCCTGGAACTACGACCCCGGTACACGCCGTGTGCGCCAGGTGCCTGAATTCGGCTTTGACCAGCCCATGATTGGCACCAGCGGCAAGATGACGATTGACTCGGACCGCCTGTTCAACGGCTCGCCAGAGCGCTACAACTGGAAGAATCTGGGCAAGAAGGAAATCTTCATTCCCGCCAATGCCTACAAGATTCACGCCAACACCGTGAAGTACGCAGACCTGCTCAAGCCCGGCCACGAAAATCCGGACTTCACGCGCTATGAGCTGCGCCGCGTCTGGGTGCTGGAGGCTACGCTCAAGGAAGGCTACCGTCACATTTACGGCAAGCGCGTGCTGTTCCTGGACGAAGACACCGGCCAGGCTGCGATGAGCGATTACTACGACACCCGTGGTCAGCTGTGGCAGCAGGCGGTGATCAATCACTACTACGGCTTTGACTCCAAGGTCTGGCAGGCTGGCACCAGCTTCTATCACGACCTGCTGTCCGGCTCCTATGTGGCCTACAACCTGTTCCAGGAGCGTCCTGTGGGCCCCATCCTCAACAAGGGTGACCTGAACGCTTCCATGTTCACACCTGCAGCGGCGCGCAGCGCAGGTAACTAA
- a CDS encoding sulfite exporter TauE/SafE family protein, producing MWNEGWMAAVAIAVFGVAGLVKGVVGLGLPTVSMALLALFMPPAQAAALLLLPSLVTNLVQMRPVSGLRALLGRLGWMQLGIVLGTLGGMALWGGVGSLPAARLALGLALVAYGLWGLWGRSWQIPPHHQGWLGALCGLLTGGITALTGVFVVPAVSFLQSLGLARGALMQAMGLCFTTSTLALGAGLLWSGQGLGAEGSGWVPGLLASALMLIPALAGMYCGELLRQKLSPARFKKVLMLSFLLLGVYLCL from the coding sequence ATGTGGAATGAAGGCTGGATGGCTGCGGTGGCGATTGCCGTGTTTGGTGTGGCGGGCCTGGTCAAAGGCGTTGTTGGGCTGGGCTTGCCAACGGTTTCGATGGCTTTGCTGGCGCTGTTCATGCCACCCGCACAGGCGGCCGCGCTGTTGCTGCTGCCATCGCTGGTGACTAATCTGGTGCAGATGCGGCCAGTGTCGGGTTTGCGGGCCTTGCTGGGGCGCCTGGGGTGGATGCAACTGGGCATTGTGCTGGGCACGCTGGGCGGTATGGCGCTATGGGGTGGCGTGGGCAGTTTGCCTGCGGCCAGATTGGCGCTGGGGCTGGCGCTGGTGGCCTATGGCCTTTGGGGGCTGTGGGGCCGAAGCTGGCAGATTCCTCCGCACCATCAGGGCTGGCTGGGGGCCTTGTGTGGTTTGCTGACGGGGGGCATTACTGCGCTGACGGGTGTGTTCGTTGTTCCTGCCGTGTCGTTTTTGCAGTCTCTGGGGCTGGCGCGAGGTGCATTGATGCAAGCCATGGGCCTGTGCTTTACCACTTCAACACTGGCATTGGGGGCAGGTTTGCTCTGGTCGGGCCAAGGCCTGGGCGCAGAAGGCAGCGGCTGGGTGCCCGGGTTGCTGGCATCGGCATTGATGCTGATACCGGCATTGGCCGGCATGTACTGCGGGGAGTTGCTGCGGCAGAAACTCTCGCCTGCACGCTTCAAGAAAGTGCTGATGCTGAGCTTTTTGCTCCTAGGTGTTTACCTGTGTTTGTAA
- a CDS encoding LysR family transcriptional regulator produces the protein MRFDLTDLQLFVHVLDCGTLTAAAQRSHLTLASASERVRGMEELLGCALLVRKARGVQPTAAGHTLGQHARQVLAQMQQLRGAMGEFGAGLAGQIRLCGNTSAVREHLPLAVGGFLLQHPQIALELQECTSSEVLRAVREGLCDIGVAAAPEDAALLTGLHCQPWRADPLVAVLPLGHRLAAQVSVMLEDLLDENWMGLPRDSALQQLLQKQAMQLSGQWLRTQVQLPHFEGLCQLVGQGVGIAVLPLAAVRRHAVSTGVVAVPLADGWAQRQLLLCTAAPAEPPLPVRQLRAHLCAVVGVAASA, from the coding sequence ATGCGCTTTGACCTGACCGATCTACAGCTGTTTGTTCATGTTCTGGACTGCGGCACGCTGACCGCTGCCGCGCAGCGCAGCCACCTCACCCTGGCATCGGCCAGCGAGCGTGTGCGCGGCATGGAGGAACTACTGGGCTGCGCCCTGCTGGTGCGCAAAGCACGCGGGGTGCAGCCCACGGCGGCCGGCCACACGCTGGGCCAGCATGCGCGCCAGGTGCTGGCGCAAATGCAGCAGCTGCGCGGCGCGATGGGAGAGTTTGGCGCCGGTCTGGCCGGACAGATTCGCCTGTGTGGCAATACCTCGGCAGTGCGTGAACACCTGCCGCTGGCGGTCGGCGGCTTTTTGCTGCAGCACCCTCAAATTGCACTGGAGTTGCAGGAATGCACCAGCAGCGAGGTCCTGCGTGCTGTGCGTGAAGGCCTGTGTGATATCGGTGTGGCTGCCGCGCCAGAAGATGCCGCTTTGCTGACCGGCCTGCACTGCCAGCCCTGGCGTGCCGACCCACTGGTCGCCGTCCTGCCGCTTGGGCATCGGCTAGCCGCACAGGTGTCCGTGATGCTTGAAGACTTGTTAGACGAAAACTGGATGGGCCTGCCGCGGGACTCCGCCCTGCAGCAATTGCTGCAAAAACAGGCCATGCAACTCAGCGGCCAGTGGCTGCGCACCCAGGTACAACTGCCACACTTTGAAGGGCTATGCCAGCTGGTAGGGCAAGGGGTGGGAATTGCCGTGCTGCCGCTGGCCGCTGTGCGGCGCCACGCAGTCAGCACAGGAGTAGTGGCCGTGCCGCTGGCGGACGGGTGGGCGCAGCGGCAGTTGCTGCTGTGCACTGCGGCCCCTGCCGAGCCGCCCTTGCCCGTGCGCCAACTACGTGCGCATTTGTGTGCAGTGGTTGGTGTAGCTGCCTCAGCGTGA
- the yegQ gene encoding tRNA 5-hydroxyuridine modification protein YegQ, which produces MQDNTRIMTLKAPELLLPAGSLDKMRAAYDFGADAIYAGQPRYSLRARNNEFRLEQIAQGIQEAHERGKKFFLTSNLIAHNDKVRTYLRDIEPIIAMKPDAMIMADPGLIMMVKEKWPEQEIHLSVQANTTNHATVKFWQKMGVSRIILSRELSLDEIEKIRQECPDMELEVFVHGALCIAYSGRCLLSGYFNRRDPNQGTCTNACRWDYKTHDAAVDPNTGEALGQTMENGFNFEEAKNDLDNQFTSTCGDQKRHPKADAIYLLEEKGRPGEMMPIMEDEHGTYIMNSKDLRAVEHVERLTKIGVDSLKIEGRTKSLYYVARTAQVYRRAIDDAVAGRPFNPHLITELEGLANRGYTGGLLERRPANDYQNYETGHSVLQRSHFVGAVRGYADGMAEIETMNRFSVGDTIEVIHPQGNRQIKLEKMFNLEGQPVDVAQGNPVRVRIPMEGPVEGALISRLL; this is translated from the coding sequence ATGCAGGACAATACGAGGATCATGACCCTCAAAGCCCCCGAACTGCTGCTGCCTGCCGGCTCGCTCGACAAGATGCGTGCCGCCTATGACTTTGGCGCCGATGCCATCTACGCCGGCCAGCCCCGCTACAGCCTGCGCGCACGCAACAATGAATTCCGCCTGGAGCAGATCGCCCAGGGCATTCAGGAAGCCCATGAGCGCGGCAAGAAGTTCTTTCTGACCAGCAATCTGATTGCGCACAACGACAAGGTGCGCACCTATCTGCGCGACATCGAGCCCATCATTGCCATGAAGCCTGACGCCATGATCATGGCCGACCCCGGCCTCATCATGATGGTCAAGGAAAAGTGGCCCGAGCAGGAAATTCACCTCTCCGTTCAGGCCAACACCACCAACCACGCCACCGTGAAGTTCTGGCAGAAGATGGGCGTCTCGCGCATCATCCTCTCGCGTGAGTTGTCGCTGGACGAGATCGAAAAGATCCGCCAGGAATGCCCCGATATGGAGCTGGAAGTGTTTGTGCACGGCGCGCTGTGCATTGCCTACTCGGGCCGTTGCCTGCTGAGCGGCTACTTCAACCGCCGCGACCCCAACCAGGGCACTTGCACCAACGCCTGCCGCTGGGACTACAAGACGCACGACGCGGCTGTGGACCCCAACACCGGCGAGGCGCTGGGCCAGACCATGGAAAACGGCTTCAACTTTGAAGAAGCCAAGAACGATCTGGACAACCAGTTCACCAGCACCTGCGGCGATCAGAAGCGCCACCCCAAGGCCGATGCCATCTATCTGCTGGAAGAAAAAGGCCGTCCCGGCGAGATGATGCCCATCATGGAAGATGAGCATGGCACCTACATCATGAACTCCAAAGACCTGCGGGCCGTGGAGCATGTGGAGCGCCTGACCAAGATTGGTGTGGATTCGCTCAAGATCGAAGGCCGCACCAAGAGCCTGTACTACGTGGCCCGCACGGCACAGGTCTATCGCCGCGCGATTGACGATGCTGTGGCAGGTCGCCCCTTCAACCCCCATCTGATTACCGAACTGGAAGGCCTGGCCAACCGAGGCTACACCGGCGGCCTGCTGGAGCGCCGTCCCGCCAACGATTACCAGAACTACGAAACAGGCCACAGCGTGCTGCAGCGCAGCCATTTTGTGGGCGCCGTGCGCGGCTACGCCGATGGCATGGCCGAGATCGAGACCATGAACCGCTTTTCTGTGGGTGACACCATTGAGGTCATTCACCCTCAGGGCAATCGCCAGATCAAGCTGGAAAAAATGTTCAACCTCGAAGGCCAGCCCGTCGATGTTGCCCAAGGCAACCCCGTGCGCGTTCGCATTCCCATGGAAGGCCCGGTGGAAGGTGCGCTGATTTCGCGTCTGCTGTAA
- a CDS encoding plasmid replication/partition related protein, translating to MELKIDEGLKAYIDPLTPDEYESLERSILAEGCRDSLVVWGDLLIDGHNRYGICQKHGLPFNTIQATQFKNMDDVHLWMIDQHLGRRSVSDFQRGVLALRKREIIAERRAAAAAAVNAAKAAQPATEEAPWEGDTDPVVAQALASVAKVPDEALDTREALARAARLSAGQVKMIETIQEKAAPEVVAAVKAGELSLNAAAVVATLPEEEQQAVAAEGADALKQAAKRVRDAKKKPKAEKPAADESAEAAPLASAEELQARVTELEAENERLRMQVKTLQELLAEQG from the coding sequence ATGGAACTCAAGATTGACGAAGGCCTCAAGGCCTATATCGACCCTCTCACCCCGGACGAATACGAATCGCTGGAGCGCAGCATCCTCGCCGAGGGCTGCCGCGACTCACTGGTGGTCTGGGGCGATCTGCTGATTGATGGCCACAACCGCTATGGCATCTGCCAGAAGCACGGCCTGCCCTTCAACACCATCCAGGCCACGCAGTTCAAGAATATGGACGATGTGCACCTGTGGATGATTGACCAGCACCTCGGCCGCCGCAGCGTCTCTGACTTTCAGCGCGGCGTGCTGGCCCTGCGCAAGCGCGAAATCATTGCCGAGCGCCGCGCCGCAGCCGCCGCCGCAGTAAATGCCGCCAAGGCCGCGCAGCCCGCCACGGAAGAGGCACCATGGGAAGGTGACACCGATCCCGTGGTCGCCCAGGCACTGGCCAGCGTGGCCAAGGTGCCCGATGAGGCACTGGACACCCGTGAAGCCCTGGCCCGCGCCGCCCGCCTGTCGGCTGGCCAGGTCAAGATGATCGAAACCATTCAGGAAAAAGCCGCCCCGGAAGTGGTGGCAGCAGTCAAGGCTGGTGAGCTGTCGCTGAATGCCGCAGCCGTGGTTGCCACTCTTCCTGAAGAAGAGCAGCAAGCCGTGGCCGCCGAAGGCGCCGATGCACTCAAGCAAGCTGCCAAGCGCGTGCGCGATGCCAAGAAAAAGCCCAAGGCTGAAAAGCCTGCGGCTGATGAATCCGCAGAAGCAGCACCGCTTGCCAGCGCAGAAGAGCTGCAAGCCCGTGTGACTGAACTGGAAGCCGAAAACGAGCGCCTGCGCATGCAGGTCAAGACCCTGCAGGAACTGCTGGCCGAGCAAGGCTAA